One window of the Anopheles aquasalis chromosome X, idAnoAquaMG_Q_19, whole genome shotgun sequence genome contains the following:
- the LOC126569995 gene encoding uncharacterized protein LOC126569995 isoform X1, which yields MQNSTIATVCARLAVLAMVVVALVYGQQSADDRRHVGAIIFPDELNDRYERDKPATDAGGGGGGGSRTGLAKEKRELAHTASDGDYLDDNANDDDDAPGAALADYDIGVARARFLSELKSTADLIGQLDPDSIDARIFNDANGEYTGRDMGENPKPASCEPQPELVSLRPENLTGTRYYYFPTCTRVNRCSGCCNTNQLVCEAVTTRKILYKVMIMEYRTGKKDRFSHLELVPTEEHVKCKCLCRVRESHCNELQVYNPNNCRCECTNRDDRNQCVQERQLKQWNPDTCRCECLPRTEECTSGSHYDRSACKCLPSQQQQQQQTPWAGWARNRTLEDRRRLIVKPMPVTSGSN from the exons ATGCAGAACAGCACGATCGCCACGGTTTGCGCGCGGTTGGCGGtactggcgatggtggtggtggcgttggtgtaCGGCCAGCAGTCGGCCGACGACCGTCGGCACGTCGGTGCCATCATCTTCCCCGACGAGCTGAACGATCGGTACGAACGTGACAAACCGGCcaccgatgctggtggtggtggtggtggtggcagtcgCACCGGGCTGGCCAAGGAGAAGCGCGAACTGGCGCACACCGCCAGTGACGGGGACTACCTCGACGAtaacgccaacgacgacgatgatgctccGGGGGCGGCACTGGCGGACTACGATATCGGG GTTGCCCGGGCTCGCTTCCTGTCAGAGCTAAAGTCGACGGCCGACCTGATAGGCCAGCTCGATCCGGACTCGATCGATGCCCGTATCTTCAACGACGCCAATGGAG AGTACACCGGGCGCGATATGGGGGAGAATCCGAAGCCGGCATCGTGCGAACCGCAGCCGGAGCTGGTGAGTTTGCGGCCGGAAAACCTGACCGGCACCCGGTACTACTACTTCCCGACCTGTACCCGCGTCAACCGGTGCAGCGGTTGCTGCAACACGAACCAGCTCGTCTGCGAAGCCGTCACCACCAGGAAGATACTGTACAAG GTGATGATCATGGAGTACCGGACGGGCAAGAAGGATCGCTTCTCGCACCTCGAGCTCGTCCCGACCGAGGAGCACGTGAAGTGCAAGTGCCTGTGCCGCGTACGGGAATCGCACTGCAATGAGCTGCAGGTGTACAATCCGAACAACTGCCGGTGCGAGTGCACGAACCGGGACGACCGGAACCAGTGCGTGCAGGAGCGGCAGCTGAAACAGTGGAACCCGGATACGTGCCGCTGCGAGTGTTTGCCGCGGACCGAAGAGTGCACCAGCGGTTCCCATTACGATCGGAGTGCCTGCAAGTGCTTACCG tcacagcagcagcaacagcagcaaacaccatGGGCTGGCTGGGCCCGGAACCGCACACTCGAAGACCGTAGGCGCCTGATCGTGAAACCGATGCCGGTAACGAGCGGAAGCAACTGA
- the LOC126569995 gene encoding uncharacterized protein LOC126569995 isoform X2 encodes MQNSTIATVCARLAVLAMVVVALVYGQQSADDRRHVGAIIFPDELNDRYERDKPATDAGGGGGGGSRTGLAKEKRELAHTASDGDYLDDNANDDDDAPGAALADYDIGVARARFLSELKSTADLIGQLDPDSIDARIFNDANGEYTGRDMGENPKPASCEPQPELVSLRPENLTGTRYYYFPTCTRVNRCSGCCNTNQLVCEAVTTRKILYKVMIMEYRTGKKDRFSHLELVPTEEHVKCKCLCRVRESHCNELQVYNPNNCRCECTNRDDRNQCVQERQLKQWNPDTCRCECLPRTEECTSGSHYDRSACKCLPNDFYALDQQQQQPLLEQAPIVRLSRNPAFTRG; translated from the exons ATGCAGAACAGCACGATCGCCACGGTTTGCGCGCGGTTGGCGGtactggcgatggtggtggtggcgttggtgtaCGGCCAGCAGTCGGCCGACGACCGTCGGCACGTCGGTGCCATCATCTTCCCCGACGAGCTGAACGATCGGTACGAACGTGACAAACCGGCcaccgatgctggtggtggtggtggtggtggcagtcgCACCGGGCTGGCCAAGGAGAAGCGCGAACTGGCGCACACCGCCAGTGACGGGGACTACCTCGACGAtaacgccaacgacgacgatgatgctccGGGGGCGGCACTGGCGGACTACGATATCGGG GTTGCCCGGGCTCGCTTCCTGTCAGAGCTAAAGTCGACGGCCGACCTGATAGGCCAGCTCGATCCGGACTCGATCGATGCCCGTATCTTCAACGACGCCAATGGAG AGTACACCGGGCGCGATATGGGGGAGAATCCGAAGCCGGCATCGTGCGAACCGCAGCCGGAGCTGGTGAGTTTGCGGCCGGAAAACCTGACCGGCACCCGGTACTACTACTTCCCGACCTGTACCCGCGTCAACCGGTGCAGCGGTTGCTGCAACACGAACCAGCTCGTCTGCGAAGCCGTCACCACCAGGAAGATACTGTACAAG GTGATGATCATGGAGTACCGGACGGGCAAGAAGGATCGCTTCTCGCACCTCGAGCTCGTCCCGACCGAGGAGCACGTGAAGTGCAAGTGCCTGTGCCGCGTACGGGAATCGCACTGCAATGAGCTGCAGGTGTACAATCCGAACAACTGCCGGTGCGAGTGCACGAACCGGGACGACCGGAACCAGTGCGTGCAGGAGCGGCAGCTGAAACAGTGGAACCCGGATACGTGCCGCTGCGAGTGTTTGCCGCGGACCGAAGAGTGCACCAGCGGTTCCCATTACGATCGGAGTGCCTGCAAGTGCTTACCG AACGACTTCTATGccctcgatcagcagcagcagcagccactgctgGAGCAAGCGCCCATCGTGCGCCTGTCGCGCAATCCCGCGTTCACTCGCGGCTAG